A section of the Pimelobacter simplex genome encodes:
- a CDS encoding bifunctional 3-(3-hydroxy-phenyl)propionate/3-hydroxycinnamic acid hydroxylase has translation MSNEYDVAIVGYGPAGLVLASALGRAGHKVVVFERWPGLYGLPRLTHIDGETARVIASVGDLDHALRDALPLDYYRYFSAAGELLVELDWRGTSAGHPAHISMYQPDIEDAVDAAARAAGVEVNQGWSVVNLRPHADGVEVTARPWSQSRTGQWSHADEERTITASYVVGADGANSFVRATLGIERSDNGVDDRWLNVDTEQLRELPERFRRTTQFCDPARGHMFMPIGRSRQRFEVAVLPGEDQTAYEDPDYAWRWLAETHGLGPEDVRILRQVVYTFQGRIAERWREGRVLLAGDAAHTTPPYMGQGACSGMRDGITLGWKLDLVLRGLAGDALLDTYEAERRPHATAITEISTALGKVANTHDPAEAAARDEAFRTGNVPPPPPFPTLVAGVVHHEADGAVSPLAGTLTPHGVVRVGDAEGLLDDVVGRGFSLVSASAADLGAADLAFLDKLGVVTASLDTVTDVAGTYADWFAAHGVEAFVGRPDHHLFWAGALADLPAALAQLRERLDWTVA, from the coding sequence ATGAGCAACGAGTACGACGTCGCGATCGTCGGATACGGCCCCGCCGGACTGGTCCTCGCCTCGGCCCTGGGCCGGGCCGGCCACAAGGTCGTGGTCTTCGAGCGCTGGCCGGGCCTCTACGGCCTGCCGCGGCTGACCCACATCGACGGCGAGACCGCCCGCGTCATCGCCTCGGTCGGCGACCTGGACCACGCCCTGCGCGACGCCCTGCCGCTGGACTACTACCGCTACTTCAGCGCTGCGGGCGAGCTGCTGGTCGAGCTCGACTGGCGCGGGACGTCGGCGGGTCACCCGGCCCACATCTCGATGTACCAGCCCGACATCGAGGACGCCGTGGACGCGGCGGCCCGCGCCGCCGGAGTCGAGGTCAACCAGGGGTGGTCCGTGGTCAACCTCCGGCCCCACGCGGACGGCGTCGAGGTGACGGCCCGGCCGTGGAGCCAGTCGCGCACCGGCCAGTGGTCGCACGCCGACGAGGAGCGCACGATCACCGCGTCGTACGTGGTGGGCGCGGACGGCGCCAACAGCTTCGTGCGCGCCACGCTGGGCATCGAGCGCAGCGACAACGGCGTCGACGACCGCTGGCTCAACGTCGACACCGAGCAGCTGCGCGAGCTGCCCGAGAGGTTCCGCAGGACCACGCAGTTCTGCGATCCCGCGCGCGGGCACATGTTCATGCCGATCGGGCGCAGCCGCCAGCGCTTCGAGGTGGCGGTGCTGCCGGGTGAGGACCAGACGGCCTACGAGGACCCGGACTACGCGTGGCGCTGGCTGGCCGAGACCCACGGGCTCGGGCCGGAGGACGTGCGGATCCTGCGCCAGGTCGTCTACACCTTCCAGGGCCGGATCGCCGAGCGCTGGCGCGAGGGACGGGTGCTGCTCGCGGGCGACGCGGCGCACACCACGCCGCCGTACATGGGGCAGGGGGCGTGCTCGGGCATGCGCGACGGGATCACCCTGGGCTGGAAGCTCGACCTGGTGCTGCGTGGCCTCGCCGGGGACGCGCTGCTCGACACCTACGAGGCCGAGCGGCGGCCGCACGCGACCGCGATCACCGAGATCTCCACGGCGCTCGGCAAGGTCGCCAACACCCACGACCCGGCCGAGGCGGCCGCCCGCGACGAGGCGTTCCGGACCGGCAACGTCCCGCCCCCGCCGCCGTTCCCGACGCTGGTCGCCGGGGTCGTCCACCACGAGGCCGACGGCGCGGTGAGCCCGCTGGCGGGCACGCTCACGCCGCACGGCGTGGTCCGCGTGGGCGACGCCGAGGGGCTCCTCGACGACGTCGTGGGGCGCGGCTTCAGCCTGGTCTCGGCGAGCGCCGCGGACCTCGGCGCGGCCGACCTCGCGTTCCTCGACAAGCTCGGCGTGGTGACGGCGTCGCTCGACACGGTCACCGATGTCGCCGGGACCTACGCGGACTGGTTCGCCGCCCACGGGGTCGAGGCGTTCGTCGGCCGACCCGACCACCACCTGTTCTGGGCCGGCGCGCTCGCCGACCTGCCGGCCGCGCTCGCGCAGCTGCGCGAGCGGCTCGACTGGACCGTCGCGTGA
- a CDS encoding AraC family transcriptional regulator, whose translation MTRPVLERFSVVDADDLDEFRVSVSRALTPHRLVPLERSGRVERVSVAVAPLGALSLVYGEHRGAALGATLTEQVDYYDINLSWGGRNLITCGDDEVVVDPHTAGIISPRMQAQMRLSDDYRQLHVRFERYALERHLEELLGRTVVAPIRFRMAMDLRGPAAASWARAVRLLVEDLDEPLGLGGVGGAVDATNPWSGFLMTGLLLAQPHNYSDQLAERRHGAHRPAPVKRAIDLIEARPDEELTVERLAAEAGVSPRSLQRHFRDHVGVAPRQYLQQVRLARVHADLRAAAPGSGLTVADVALRWGFSHVPRFAGAYRERYGESPSATLRAAPE comes from the coding sequence ATGACCAGGCCGGTGCTCGAGCGGTTCTCGGTGGTCGACGCCGACGACCTCGACGAGTTCCGGGTCTCGGTGTCGCGGGCGCTGACGCCCCACCGCCTGGTCCCGCTGGAGCGCTCCGGCCGGGTCGAGCGGGTCTCGGTCGCCGTCGCGCCGCTGGGGGCGCTCTCCCTGGTCTACGGCGAGCACCGCGGTGCCGCGCTCGGCGCGACGCTGACCGAGCAGGTCGACTACTACGACATCAACCTGTCCTGGGGCGGGCGCAACCTGATCACCTGCGGGGACGACGAGGTGGTCGTCGACCCGCACACCGCCGGGATCATCTCGCCGCGGATGCAGGCGCAGATGCGGCTGAGCGACGACTACCGCCAGCTCCACGTGCGCTTCGAGCGCTATGCGCTGGAGCGCCACCTCGAAGAGCTGCTGGGGCGCACCGTGGTCGCGCCGATCCGGTTCCGGATGGCGATGGACCTGCGCGGCCCGGCGGCGGCCTCGTGGGCGCGCGCCGTACGGCTGCTGGTCGAGGACCTCGACGAGCCGCTCGGGCTCGGGGGAGTCGGCGGCGCCGTCGACGCCACCAACCCGTGGTCCGGCTTCTTGATGACCGGGCTGCTGCTGGCCCAGCCGCACAACTACAGCGACCAGCTCGCCGAGCGGCGCCACGGCGCCCACCGGCCGGCGCCGGTCAAGCGGGCGATCGACCTGATCGAGGCCCGGCCCGACGAGGAGCTCACGGTCGAGCGGCTCGCCGCCGAGGCCGGCGTGAGCCCGCGCTCGCTCCAGCGCCACTTCCGCGACCACGTGGGCGTCGCGCCGCGCCAGTACCTCCAGCAGGTCCGGCTCGCGCGGGTCCACGCCGACCTGCGCGCGGCCGCTCCCGGCAGCGGGCTGACCGTCGCTGACGTCGCCCTGCGCTGGGGCTTCTCCCACGTCCCGCGGTTCGCCGGTGCCTATCGCGAGCGCTACGGCGAGAGCCCCTCGGCGACCCTGCGCGCCGCCCCGGAGTGA
- the metX gene encoding homoserine O-acetyltransferase MetX, whose protein sequence is MTAAAGGLGIVATQRAVLTESGPLVLASGAELPHVEVAYETYGALNPARDNAVVVCHALTGDAHAAGWHEGARRPGWWDNLIGPGRAVDTDRFFVISANLLGGCSGTTGPSSPDPVTGRPYGPDFPLLDIADFVTAHRGLLDHLGIERLHAAVGGSLGGMQVLEWALQEPDRIDRAVVVAASARLTPENIAFSSVARAAILEDPDFHGGRYADHGVAPRHGMKVARMMAHITYVSEISLEEKFGHRRDTTGHDKRLAADFEVEHYLQHQGTSFLERFDALSYLHLTRPMDYFDPFGAYPDAVPSTRFRLVSFDSDWRFPTAHSLRIRDELAARGVAVEHTELTSPWGHDSFLLQPPGYHEAISAFLA, encoded by the coding sequence GTGACCGCCGCCGCCGGCGGCCTCGGCATCGTCGCGACCCAGCGGGCCGTTCTCACCGAGAGCGGCCCGCTGGTCCTCGCCTCCGGGGCGGAGCTGCCCCACGTCGAGGTCGCCTACGAGACCTACGGCGCGTTGAACCCCGCACGGGACAACGCCGTCGTCGTCTGCCATGCCCTCACCGGCGACGCCCACGCCGCCGGCTGGCACGAGGGCGCCCGTCGACCGGGCTGGTGGGACAACCTGATCGGGCCGGGCCGGGCGGTCGACACCGACCGCTTCTTCGTCATCTCGGCGAACCTGCTCGGCGGCTGCTCCGGCACGACCGGGCCGTCCTCGCCCGATCCGGTGACCGGGCGTCCCTACGGTCCGGACTTCCCGCTGCTCGACATCGCCGACTTCGTCACGGCCCACCGCGGCCTGCTCGACCACCTCGGCATCGAGCGGCTGCACGCCGCGGTCGGCGGATCGCTCGGCGGCATGCAGGTCCTGGAGTGGGCGCTGCAGGAGCCGGACCGGATCGACCGGGCCGTCGTCGTCGCGGCGAGCGCGCGGCTCACGCCCGAGAACATCGCGTTCTCGTCGGTCGCCCGGGCGGCCATCCTGGAGGACCCCGACTTCCACGGCGGCCGGTACGCCGACCACGGCGTCGCGCCCCGCCACGGCATGAAGGTCGCCCGGATGATGGCCCACATCACCTACGTCTCCGAGATCTCGCTGGAGGAGAAGTTCGGCCACCGGCGCGACACGACCGGCCACGACAAGCGGCTCGCCGCGGACTTCGAGGTCGAGCACTACCTCCAGCACCAGGGCACCTCGTTCCTGGAGCGCTTCGACGCGCTGTCGTACCTCCACCTCACCCGGCCGATGGACTACTTCGACCCGTTCGGGGCCTACCCGGACGCCGTCCCGTCGACCCGCTTCCGGCTCGTCTCGTTCGACAGCGACTGGCGCTTCCCGACCGCGCACTCGCTGCGGATCCGCGACGAGCTCGCCGCGCGCGGGGTCGCCGTCGAGCACACCGAGCTGACCTCGCCGTGGGGGCACGACTCGTTCCTGCTGCAGCCGCCCGGCTACCACGAGGCGATCAGCGCCTTCCTCGCCTGA
- a CDS encoding O-acetylhomoserine aminocarboxypropyltransferase/cysteine synthase family protein: MTHRPETLAVHAGQEQPDPATNARAVPIYQTTSYVFNDTEHAANLFALSEPGNIYTRIMNPTQSVFEDRMTQLEGGVGALATASGSAAITYSVLNLTYAGDNIVAVSTLYGGTYALFAHTLPQYGIEVRFVDPDRPEDLAALVDDKTKLVFAETIGNPKVNVVDVRAWADAAHAHGLPLIVDATATTPLLARVFDHGADVAVHSATKYIGGHGTSVGGIIVDSGSFDWAAHAERFPGLTQPDSAYHGVVWTEAVGNLAYIIRARTVLLRNTGAAIAPLNSWLFLQGLETLHLRMERHSQNALAIAKYLQGHDSVAWVSYPGLGDSPYKAVADSYFTGRGYGGLVSFGLKSGRDGGKRFIESLELFSHLVNIGDAKSLAVHNATTTHSQLTPDELEAAGVPEELVRLSVGIEHVDDLIADLDQALTAAK; encoded by the coding sequence ATGACGCATCGTCCCGAGACCCTCGCCGTCCACGCCGGCCAGGAGCAGCCCGACCCCGCCACCAATGCGCGAGCGGTCCCGATCTACCAGACCACGTCCTACGTGTTCAACGACACCGAGCACGCGGCGAACCTCTTCGCCCTCTCGGAGCCGGGCAACATCTACACCCGGATCATGAACCCCACCCAGTCGGTCTTCGAGGACCGGATGACCCAGCTCGAGGGCGGCGTCGGTGCGCTGGCGACCGCGTCGGGCTCGGCCGCGATCACCTACTCGGTGCTCAACCTGACCTACGCCGGCGACAACATCGTCGCCGTCTCCACGCTGTACGGCGGCACCTACGCGCTGTTCGCCCACACGCTGCCGCAGTACGGCATCGAGGTCCGCTTCGTCGACCCCGACCGTCCCGAGGACCTGGCCGCCCTGGTCGACGACAAGACCAAGCTGGTCTTCGCCGAGACGATCGGCAACCCGAAGGTCAACGTCGTCGACGTGCGCGCCTGGGCCGACGCCGCCCACGCGCACGGCCTGCCGCTGATCGTCGACGCCACGGCCACGACGCCGCTGCTGGCGCGCGTCTTCGATCACGGCGCCGATGTCGCGGTGCACTCCGCGACCAAGTACATCGGCGGCCACGGCACGTCGGTCGGCGGCATCATCGTCGACTCCGGCAGCTTCGACTGGGCCGCGCACGCCGAGCGGTTCCCGGGCCTGACCCAGCCCGACAGCGCCTACCACGGCGTCGTGTGGACCGAGGCCGTCGGCAACCTGGCCTACATCATCCGGGCCCGCACGGTGCTGCTGCGCAACACCGGTGCCGCGATCGCGCCGCTCAACTCCTGGCTGTTCCTGCAGGGCCTCGAGACGCTGCACCTCCGGATGGAGCGGCACAGCCAGAACGCGCTGGCCATCGCGAAGTACCTCCAGGGCCACGACTCGGTCGCCTGGGTGTCCTACCCGGGTCTCGGCGACAGCCCCTACAAGGCCGTCGCCGACAGCTACTTCACCGGCCGGGGTTACGGCGGCCTCGTGTCGTTCGGCCTCAAGTCCGGCCGCGACGGCGGCAAGCGGTTCATCGAGTCGCTCGAGCTGTTCAGCCACCTGGTCAACATCGGCGACGCGAAGTCCCTGGCCGTGCACAACGCCACGACGACGCACTCCCAGCTCACGCCCGACGAGCTCGAGGCGGCCGGCGTCCCCGAGGAGCTGGTCCGGCTGTCGGTCGGCATCGAGCACGTCGACGACCTGATCGCCGACCTCGACCAGGCGCTGACCGCCGCGAAGTGA
- a CDS encoding LOG family protein codes for MRSRRGRVVTVTTLAEFDRRRADGARRLQGWRLIGVDLSERSDALSDCDVSRTTFVGCAFAPGDLDRLVARGALVLPAIGTPPVDPQRTGLYAGDELYDAVPYADSLDARAYAWAQSRDGQADTLAQALHDEAVDRALAAWIRERSLVGVMGGHAADRGTPAYAEAARLGAALGTAHAVATGGGPGAMEAANLGGRMAAAPPEALTEALGRLAAVPSFRPSIDAWVATAREALALCPDPRPSLGVPTWHYGHEPPNLFATAIAKYFRNALREAILLQVCDAGIVFLPGAGGTVQEIFQDACENYYATEQTIAPMVLVGRSYWTEELPAWPLLSALAQGRPMEAHVHLVDTVEEAAAIVTQPVRPRAPR; via the coding sequence GTGAGAAGCAGACGCGGCCGGGTCGTCACCGTGACCACGCTGGCCGAGTTCGACCGCCGCCGCGCCGACGGCGCCCGCCGGCTCCAGGGCTGGCGGCTGATCGGGGTCGACCTCAGCGAGCGCTCCGACGCGCTGTCCGACTGCGACGTCAGCCGGACGACGTTCGTCGGCTGCGCCTTCGCCCCCGGCGACCTCGACCGCCTGGTCGCCCGCGGCGCACTGGTGCTGCCTGCGATCGGGACTCCCCCGGTCGACCCGCAGCGCACCGGGCTCTACGCCGGCGACGAGCTCTACGACGCCGTCCCCTATGCCGACAGCCTCGACGCCCGCGCCTACGCCTGGGCCCAGAGCCGCGACGGGCAGGCCGACACGCTCGCCCAGGCGCTGCACGACGAGGCGGTCGACCGCGCCCTCGCGGCGTGGATCCGGGAGCGCTCCCTGGTCGGCGTGATGGGCGGCCACGCCGCCGACCGCGGTACGCCGGCCTACGCCGAGGCGGCCCGGCTGGGTGCGGCGCTCGGTACGGCGCACGCCGTCGCCACCGGCGGTGGCCCGGGCGCGATGGAGGCCGCCAACCTCGGCGGCCGGATGGCCGCGGCTCCCCCGGAGGCGCTCACCGAGGCGCTCGGCCGGCTGGCCGCCGTGCCGTCGTTCCGGCCCTCGATCGACGCGTGGGTCGCGACGGCCCGGGAGGCGCTCGCGCTGTGCCCCGATCCGCGGCCCTCGCTCGGCGTACCGACCTGGCACTACGGCCACGAGCCGCCGAACCTGTTCGCCACCGCGATCGCGAAGTACTTCCGCAACGCGCTGCGCGAGGCGATCCTGCTCCAGGTCTGCGACGCGGGCATCGTGTTCCTGCCCGGCGCGGGCGGCACCGTGCAGGAGATCTTCCAGGACGCCTGCGAGAACTACTACGCGACCGAGCAGACGATCGCGCCGATGGTGCTCGTCGGGCGTTCCTACTGGACCGAGGAGCTGCCCGCCTGGCCGCTCCTCAGCGCGCTGGCCCAGGGGCGGCCCATGGAGGCGCACGTCCACCTCGTCGACACCGTCGAGGAGGCGGCCGCGATCGTCACGCAGCCCGTGCGCCCGCGCGCGCCCCGATGA